The Eurosta solidaginis isolate ZX-2024a chromosome 4, ASM4086904v1, whole genome shotgun sequence genome includes a window with the following:
- the LOC137250771 gene encoding MAP7 domain-containing protein 1-like has product MRFGLAFALVLMLTLQSIDAKDTTKYNLFIKSRNSAKSVGRYENVKPQGRFTPNFLNQLATLKGSTTTTTVATTTISYGAPSISPAPTLTPITPTTPTTPTSPTSPAASPAATAAPVTPAAPAAPPAASRAYGEHGIDDDDNDDADDDLADDDEKFANSISQYDNDEVDDDDDDKLDDVDDNSDEDDFDNNGIVSAESSDHELSSDLEHAARARPTNYRLRQLRLRNNRIRQQQQRRRLAQRRRQNARRRRNRQTKAESSRRNQLRRRRAKQRRRRQQIRKRNKRRRNRRRRKQNLRRRVRNRQRLRRFRNRQGGRKRIVRINA; this is encoded by the exons ATGCGTTTCGGACTAGCCTTTGCGCTGGTTTTGATGCTAACGCTACAGTCAATCG atgcAAAAGATActacaaaatataatttatttataaaaagtcGTAACTCAGCGAAATCAGTAGGGCGCTATGAAAACGTTAAGCCTCAAGGCCGTTTCAcaccaaattttttaaatcaattggcTACATTGAAGGGATCAACGACTACAACAACagtagctacaacaacaatttcTTATGGCGCTCCATCAATTTCGCCCGCACCTACTTTAACACCAATAACACCAACTACACCAACAACGCCCACATCACCAACTTCACCAGCTGCATCGCCAGCAGCAACAGCTGCGCCGGTAACACCAGCGGCACCTGCAGCGCCACCAGCAGCATCACGTGCTTACGGAGAACACGGTattgacgatgatgataatgacgATGCTGACGATGATTTAGCTGATGATGATGAAAAATTTGCTAATAGCATATCACAATATGATAACGATGAAgttgatgatgatgacgatgataAATTAGATGATGTTGATGATAATAGTGATGAAGACGATTTTGATAATAATGGTATAGTAAGCGCTGAATCAAGTGATCATGAGCTATCAAGCGATCTAGAACATGCGGCACGTGCGCGCCCTACAAATTATCGTTTAAGACAATTGCGTCTACGCAATAACCGCATTCGTCAGCAACAGCAGCGTCGCAGATTAGCGCAACGCCGAAGACAAAATGCACGACGTCGTCGTAATAGACAAACCAAAGCTGAAAGTAGTCGACGTAATCAACTAAGACGTAGACGCGCGAAACAACGTCGTCGCCGCCAACAAATACGCAAAAGAAATAAACGTAGACGTAATCGCCGTAGACGCAAACAAAACTTACGACGCCGTGTAAGAAATCGTCAACGTTTGCGCCGTTTTCGAAATCGACAAGGCGGTCGTAAACGAATTGTGCGTATAAATGCATAG